The DNA region GCGGGGCGGATCACGTACATGTGGAAGCACGGCTCCCGTGGAGAACAATCACTCCCAGAGTCTGCCGTCGACGTATGACTCGACCGCCCCGCAATAACTGGCAGGAGGCTCTCCTCGACACGGAGCATCTGtctggcgagcgagccgcctTCTGTCGACCAAAGCATTTGAAGGCACCAacggcgggctgctggctcACCAACTAGATCAGTACTTTATACACCTGCTGCACCTGCCTATCTgcctacctactaggtacttggtaggtaggtacctatgtTATAGGCGCCTTTGTTAGCACTGCGAGGCATGGGGCGGAACGATGTTGCGAAGAGGGCAGTATCCCCGGCCATCTGGCCAACTTCCATCCCTCAGTACCGACATAATGACACCTACGAAGCACAGAGTTCTTAGCGCTGCGTAACGCTGCATCACTTTCAGtcaccgcgcgcgccgctgggTTCGATCGCTCTTGCGGGTCCTGAATGGCCCCACACCAGTCGGCAGCCGCCCCGTCGACTCTTCCACCCGGCACTAGCTGGGCAAGCCAAAGCAGGGGCCGTGGAAAACCTCATGCACGTGTGGGTGGGtaggtcgtcgtcgcgagcTCCAGTTCCGCCCCTTGCCGCCAAGCAAGACCAGGAAATAGACCACATCCGCAAGCCGACCACGTCACGACCGCCGCTGGACTTCCACGATAACCGCGTCTCGCCATGAGCAgccgcgctgccgtcgcgcggcTTGCCTCCTCGGCTGCCCACCCAGCACAAATAGCCAAGACCTGCGCCCGACACCGACCGTTTCACTCCTACGACCACCCTCCGACCCAAGGCGCGTTCGGCGCCGTTGAAAActccatcctcgccgccgcctaccgTCACATTCCCGAACACGGCTTTTCCCAACgggccctcggcctcggcgcccgcgatgcaGGCCTTCTCGACATTAGCCCCAGTGTGCTCCCGGATGGCGCATTCAGCCTAGTCCTCTATCATCTTGTCCTGCAGCGGCAGGCTCTGGCCGCGCAGGCTCAGCGACTGTTTGAGACGCAAAGGTCGGCTGCCTCGGGCGCAGGCGCAAAGGTTGCCGCCTTGACTTGGGCTCGTCTCATGGCAAACAAGGACGTCATCCATCGATGGCAAGAAGTTCGTTctcaagcccccccccccataTCCCGCAGTTGCTACCACGACGGTCTTGCTGACAATGCACCTACGGTTTTCCAGGCTCTTGCAATCATGGCTCAACCTAGCTGCGCTCCGGCTGCTCTCAAGGAACTTGCCCTCCTTTCGGACGAAATCTGGTTCCTGTCCGGAGACAAGTCGGTGGATCCTTCGTGGTACAGCAAGCGAGCATCGCTCTCCATGATATATAGTGCTACTGAACTCTTCATGACAAACGACAAGTCACCATCCTTCTCTGAAACTCGCCAATTCCTCGACAGACGATTGGACGAGATCAAGACCGTCGGCGGTGCCATGGGTGCGCTTGGCCAATGGGCCGGCTTCACCttgtcggcgggcgtcaATGTTTTACGCAGCAAGGGTGTTGGCATATGAATCAAGTTAAGCTTCTCCTAGGGCCGATTCATTGTCGCGCCATGTGTACGATTTGTACAATACTTCGAAACCGCCATATTGACTCCTTCATCGGCGCTCTGGCCGCGTTTAACTGCCCATGAGCCATGGACTCTGACATACAACGGCGCCGCTTGTGCTGTCGAAGTAATCTCCCGGTACTCACTGCATTGTCTGGCACGAAGTACTGAACTACCTTCCCTAGTCGGTTTTCAGACGTGCTCTACGCTGTGCTTTTACGTCAACGTTCGTTGCCGAGGATCGGTCAACCTGGGACAAGTCTGTCAGCACCTGTATCTTGGACCCCTTCCCTTGAGACATCTTACCGAATGATCTTCACATCCTTGTCaagcctcgctcgcccttcTATGGCATTCGGCGTAATCAGGATGTATTGCCTCGAGACAGACCGTCGAGCCGCGTCCACCTGGCGTGGTCAAGTCATTAGCGTTCAGACACACCCTATTTCTTGAAATGGCTTCTGCACTTACCAGCATGTTGGTGCTGATGGCTCGATTGACATTGTCCATGAACACATCAAACTCATCCAAACATCGGATAGGCGAGCCGATCGCCTCCCACACTGAGAGGAGCATGCAGATGGACGAGAAGGATTTCTCGCCGCCAGACAACGTCTTTGTATTCCGGCCTGCAGAGCTTTTCTTGGTCTCATCCGGTTCGATATGGATGATCACCTTCCTTGCTAGATGATCCAAGTCAATCTTCCCTCGAAAGCCACGCTCACTCAAGAGGTAGTTGAACTGAATCCTGATTCGAGCGCTGATTTGTCTCTGGAATTGTCGCCACAGATACAATCGACGCTCAATAGCTCGTTTGAGTGCCGCAATGGTTTCGTCGACATCGCTTGTTTGCTTCATAACGTCGTCGTATCTTGTCTTGGACTCTCGCGCACGGTCGTAGATTTGTTGGTCGGTTGCGCCCAATCGAGCCTCCCTTTGCGCCAACTGCTCTCCAATCTTCTCATACTTCTTCTCGATACTCTTGTAGTCTTCTCCCTCGGGAATATGGACACGGCCGGGCGCAACAGTCTCGGCCTGACGGATGAAATCTTGaacctcctcgtccttctcCTCACGCTTCTCCACTGCGCGCCGAAGCTCGGACTTTTCAATGTCAAGCCGTTCAAAGGCATCATTTTTTCTCGAGACGGCAATGCGTCTCATGGAGTCGTGGGCCTGAATCTTTTCGTCCGCCCTGCTAATTTTGTTGTGGAACGTCCTTCCCTCATCTCTCTCCTTGTCTAGAAGTcgcttggcctcctcggctTTGGTATTGAGGTCTCGTTTGGCCAATCTCATGTTGCCATATTGATTCCCAAGCTGTGACTCTTCTTTCCTTTTCGTCTCCAGTTGGGTCCGCAGGAGGACTAGCCGGTCATCAGCGCCTTCGAATGCATCCAGCTCCGACTGTATACGCTCAATATCTGCTTGTGTTCGGCGAAGCTCGTTGTCGAGTGAGGTCTGCCGGCTCCGGAGGGACTCAAGCTCTGACTTGCATCGTTCAACTGCATGCTGCGCTGCTCTTTCCTCGTTCTTCAATTCCACAAATTCAAGTCCAAGCTGCCTCAAGTtctcctgctgcagcgcaagTTGGCGAGCCGAGTCTGACTGCATTCGCGGTCGCAACCCGCTTGGCACTACTGGGCTCGTCCCTGTTGTGCCCGATCGATTTGTGATCCGTAGGCCTTGACCGCGCTTACCCTTCCCGTCGTGGAAACAAATACAGGCTGATACATTCCGGGGTGGACCCTGATCGATCATTATGCGCTCGGCCTCCAGCCGCTCCTTGACCAGTATGATTTTCTCGATTTGGTTGTTGATCACCAGTTGCGAACGTATCAACTGGTCGTCGAACTCAAGGACCCGTAAGATTGTGTCGAACTCAAGGTCCGGCTCTTGTCCTGTCGTGTCGATGTGGCCGCCGTAGGCAATGTAAATAGGGGGCGGTTTCCTCATGCCCATCTGCCGGATTATGCTTGAAAGGCGGCTCTGGTCACGCTTGCTCCTGACGACAAAAGCGTTCAAGCCATCACCGAGAGTCTTCTCAAGAACCCCTGACCACTCCGGCTTGAGAAGTTTGATGTGCGCGCCTAGAGGCCCAAGAGGCTTGTTATCAAAGCCCGGGTCGGACTCGATAGCTTTGACGAGATTGGTAATGTCCCGGTCGTAACCGTCGTAGACGGAGCCGGTGCTCCTCTCAAGTTCCCGTACCCCGGACTCTGCGGTCAAGATGTCTCGTTTCTTAGCCTCGCGAAGCTGTTGTTGCTTCTTTAGGACCTGCTCAGCCCCGGCAAGCTTGCTCCTCAAGACGGGCAATTGATCATTGCTCCCCAGTCTCAGGTCCTTCAGGTTCGTTTCCTGGGCCAACTCTCGGGCcagctccgtctccttctGGACACGAGCAGAGCCAGTGGATTCATCCAgacgctgctcctcctcccgaATCTTAGCTTCGCAGGCTTCGATTTCGGCCTTTGCCGTCTTGAGGCGTCCATAAGCGTCTCTTTCCTCTCGATGAAGCTCAGTCAATTCTTTTTTTGCTGCATGAAAGGCGGACTCGGCCGTAGCTGTCCTCTCTTCAAACGCTCCCTGCTCGTCGTTGAGGGCCTCACGGTCTGCTTTCGCTCGCTCCAGCTTCCCTTCGATTTCATGGAGGGCCTTGGTCATCTGTTCGCAGTCGGCTTCGGCCTGATGTATCCGATGCTCGTGGGTCTCTATGTCtctggcgcggcgctgcagtTCCTGTTCCTGTTCTACAACCTGAGACCAAACAAGCTGTGTCCGGTACAATCTCGCCTTCTCACGAAGGGTATTGTTCTTCTCCACCGTTTCGGCTAGGCGCTGCGcgtcctccatctccttcCTGACGTATTCTATCTTCTCATTGAGGTCGTCTCGGAGGATCAGCGTCTTGTCTAGTGTATCTTGGGACATCCTATAGTCAttgtcgagctgctcaagctggACTCCGGACACAAAGTACTTGTACTTTTGCGCGGGAGTGGCAGAGTTTAGGAATTGGCGTGCATTATCTTGAGAAAGTACCGTCAGAGGATTGCCCATTTGCAGGCCATACCACTCAGAGATTTCGTCCACCTCCTGTTTCTTGGTCGAGATGATTCGGTTGTTTTGGCCTTTGATCTTGAAGCCACTGCTGCCGGACCTTGAGAAGTGGCGttcgacgatgatggtgtcgCCGTAAATATCGTGTTGATAGGCGTCGGTGCCAGCATTCTTGATCCTGACGGTGAGACTGCCTTGCTCTTCGCCCTCTTTCACAAAGGACTTTAAGCTTCCGCCTCTGTTGGTATCGCTCGCCTTACCACCAAGGCAAAGGGTTAAGGCCGTCAGGACAGCGCTCTTTCCGCTTCCATTTTCACCAACAATGAAATTGATCAAGGGTCCAAGCTCGACGTGTAGGCGGACATGGCACATGAAGTTGCAACAAGTGATGCTCTCGATGATTCCACTTTCCGCTACCATGTTCTCGCCGACATTGGCTGGGCGTTTTTTGAGCTTCTGTGTCGCTTGCCAGTCATCTTGTTCGAGATTTTGCAAATGTCGGAAACCGGCATCTCGCATCATTTCGTACTGAGTTTGGGGCGGCGCGTTTCCGACATCGGAGGCATCATCGTCCTGATCCTCGGAGCTTGACACATCGTCGCCCTCTGGTATCGAAGAGACCCCCCGTGTCGGTTCCTCCAGGGACAGTCGAGCCCGCTTGCGCTGTGTGCGTTCCTAGTCAGACAGAGCTTTCCCGGTGACCAAAGCAACACTTACCGACTGTACATCACGGACGAGAGATGTGCGCGCCGGACCCGTTTCATCGACGCCTTCGGTATCGTCATCCGCCGCAATACGACGAGTTCGTTTCATGGGTGCCATTGTCGCGGAGGCAACGGCAGCTGCCCCCGGGCGACAGCACGAGCCGCACCGATGGCTTCACGTACGTATTAATGTGATTGTAACGCGCCGGTCGGTAGAGCCCTATATCTGGCCAGAAATCGTGTCATCGAGAATGGTGCGGGGTTCGGTTAGTGTTTTATGGGCAATCTGCTGCAAGTGCCGTGATGCAGGTTCAAGACACGGAGGGACGCGTCGCGGAGAGGGTagtcggcgcgcgcgttgATGAGGCCTGCCCCGCTAGTATCCGTCGTACAGGTACGAGGTACCTTATACACTCTTAGTAAGGGGGGTGGTGCCCCAACTTGCCCAGGTACCTAGATTATAGGCACCTTTGTGCCTTGTTCACGGCTGGCGGATATAGTGGGGCCCCTTCTGTCTGCTGTGCACGAAGTGCAGTAACTAACTACAACGGACGCTTTTTGGCCAGTCTGGAGCTTGGGATTGTAACTTCACCTCACCTATCCGCCTCTACCTGCTCACCCATCCGAACTGTGGTTGGAACCCAATCCTTCGAGACTGCATGCTTCTCGAGTCATTGAAAGGCCATCACTGCAGTCTACCATTCGCACCTGTGTCACCTATCGTTCTTAGCCGTCCCAGGATTGGAGATGGCAGACGGGACTGAACACGCCGTACCTGACAGCGGTGATGAGAAATCTGGCAGTGATAAGCCACAATGCCATCTGCCTGACAATTCGGTCGAATACTGCCTGTTCCTACTCGAAGAACAGGTAGACGCACGCAGAACCCTGAACGCTCTGGAGTCTTTACGCAAGAgtgccctcggcctcgcccagaCCTTAACTGCGGACTATATTTGGCAGCGCGATGACTTTAATCTTGAGCTCAAGGTAGCGGATGGTGCGTTATCACAAGCGCACCCCTTCATATGAAGACAGCTTCACCCGGACTAACATGTGATCAAGGTTTGCGCTACCTTCACGGGCTCACAGAAtatggcgatgccgtcgaagATGAATGGCTAGTAGTCTATATCCTGCGAGAGCTGACCAAGCTTCACCCAAGCCTATGGGTTCGAGCCGCCGACACTGACGGCGAGTTCCTTCTGATTGAGGCTGCCAACGTATTGCCACAGTGGCTCAGCCCAGAAACGGACCAAAATCGGGTGTGGATACACAAATCAAATCTCATGATTATCCCGGATGAAGACAGACGCAGTGGCTCGTCATCTTCTAGACTTTCTCTCTCCGCAGCCGTTGACTACATCACCAGCCAGGCCGATTCCCTGGTACATTCTGCTTTtatcgaggccgaggcgttCTATCGACTGGAAAGATACCCAACGCAGATTTCCGAATCCGTTCATCATTCCATGGTTACCGTCCCGCGCAAGGTTGCTTACATCCTCCACGAAATACCAAGATCGatcgcgcccgccgtggaAGCCTTCTATCTCCGCGACGCCATTGACATGCAGTCGATCATCACAGCTACGGCAAGCCGGCGCTTCAAACCAGAGGACATGGTCACGTTCAGCGCGAGGTTCAGCAGAGTTCTCTTCGCGCAACTCAAATCGCAGCGTTTCGAGCCCCCACCTGGTTGGCAAGATGCCGTTAGAGCCGTGTCGGGCAACGACAAGAGTATAGCCAGGCTAGACATGGGCATGAAGCTTACCTGTGGCTTTGAGATTCTCGCTCGCGATGCGGCAAAGAACAACAGTCGCATTGTCCGCGAGGTGGggctcatcctcgacgatcttgacgaggatggcgactCCACGCTACCCGCAGACCCGGAAA from Purpureocillium takamizusanense chromosome 3, complete sequence includes:
- the COQ9 gene encoding Ubiquinone biosynthesis protein coq9, mitochondrial (EggNog:ENOG503P1VM~COG:S); translated protein: MSSRAAVARLASSAAHPAQIAKTCARHRPFHSYDHPPTQGAFGAVENSILAAAYRHIPEHGFSQRALGLGARDAGLLDISPSVLPDGAFSLVLYHLVLQRQALAAQAQRLFETQRSAASGAGAKVAALTWARLMANKDVIHRWQEALAIMAQPSCAPAALKELALLSDEIWFLSGDKSVDPSWYSKRASLSMIYSATELFMTNDKSPSFSETRQFLDRRLDEIKTVGGAMGALGQWAGFTLSAGVNVLRSKGVGI
- the smc6 gene encoding RNA helicase (BUSCO:EOG092608RH~EggNog:ENOG503NXHE~COG:L); amino-acid sequence: MAPMKRTRRIAADDDTEGVDETGPARTSLVRDVQSRKRARLSLEEPTRGVSSIPEGDDVSSSEDQDDDASDVGNAPPQTQYEMMRDAGFRHLQNLEQDDWQATQKLKKRPANVGENMVAESGIIESITCCNFMCHVRLHVELGPLINFIVGENGSGKSAVLTALTLCLGGKASDTNRGGSLKSFVKEGEEQGSLTVRIKNAGTDAYQHDIYGDTIIVERHFSRSGSSGFKIKGQNNRIISTKKQEVDEISEWYGLQMGNPLTVLSQDNARQFLNSATPAQKYKYFVSGVQLEQLDNDYRMSQDTLDKTLILRDDLNEKIEYVRKEMEDAQRLAETVEKNNTLREKARLYRTQLVWSQVVEQEQELQRRARDIETHEHRIHQAEADCEQMTKALHEIEGKLERAKADREALNDEQGAFEERTATAESAFHAAKKELTELHREERDAYGRLKTAKAEIEACEAKIREEEQRLDESTGSARVQKETELARELAQETNLKDLRLGSNDQLPVLRSKLAGAEQVLKKQQQLREAKKRDILTAESGVRELERSTGSVYDGYDRDITNLVKAIESDPGFDNKPLGPLGAHIKLLKPEWSGVLEKTLGDGLNAFVVRSKRDQSRLSSIIRQMGMRKPPPIYIAYGGHIDTTGQEPDLEFDTILRVLEFDDQLIRSQLVINNQIEKIILVKERLEAERIMIDQGPPRNVSACICFHDGKGKRGQGLRITNRSGTTGTSPVVPSGLRPRMQSDSARQLALQQENLRQLGLEFVELKNEERAAQHAVERCKSELESLRSRQTSLDNELRRTQADIERIQSELDAFEGADDRLVLLRTQLETKRKEESQLGNQYGNMRLAKRDLNTKAEEAKRLLDKERDEGRTFHNKISRADEKIQAHDSMRRIAVSRKNDAFERLDIEKSELRRAVEKREEKDEEVQDFIRQAETVAPGRVHIPEGEDYKSIEKKYEKIGEQLAQREARLGATDQQIYDRARESKTRYDDVMKQTSDVDETIAALKRAIERRLYLWRQFQRQISARIRIQFNYLLSERGFRGKIDLDHLARKVIIHIEPDETKKSSAGRNTKTLSGGEKSFSSICMLLSVWEAIGSPIRCLDEFDVFMDNVNRAISTNMLVDAARRSVSRQYILITPNAIEGRARLDKDVKIIRLTDPRQRTLT
- a CDS encoding uncharacterized protein (COG:K~EggNog:ENOG503NYJE), which gives rise to MADGTEHAVPDSGDEKSGSDKPQCHLPDNSVEYCLFLLEEQVDARRTLNALESLRKSALGLAQTLTADYIWQRDDFNLELKVADGLRYLHGLTEYGDAVEDEWLVVYILRELTKLHPSLWVRAADTDGEFLLIEAANVLPQWLSPETDQNRVWIHKSNLMIIPDEDRRSGSSSSRLSLSAAVDYITSQADSLVHSAFIEAEAFYRLERYPTQISESVHHSMVTVPRKVAYILHEIPRSIAPAVEAFYLRDAIDMQSIITATASRRFKPEDMVTFSARFSRVLFAQLKSQRFEPPPGWQDAVRAVSGNDKSIARLDMGMKLTCGFEILARDAAKNNSRIVREVGLILDDLDEDGDSTLPADPEINSWHGNERDDDDSWMDINYDDFDRELSGQRQDAKSGAGGTGFGSAQTKADLRKIVSRFEAFLNDERAGLDGAEVDDLDDKEEDDDENELSDEDSEFEDKEVGFDEDAFSNIMREMMGMPVHDPQPAANTAKSSTSASQLPPGSMAGARESDLGIEELSSQMEAELRGHGALRLDSNAEKRITSGGRGKGVGGGDSQDPDQEASEGSDGEVDVDYNLARNLLESFKSQAGASGPTGNILGLMGLQLPRDEDDDA